One genomic region from Spirosoma sp. KCTC 42546 encodes:
- a CDS encoding alpha/beta hydrolase-fold protein: MKRFVFVVAAISLLSFGSYAQKIEKEAPKGFDQVRSGIAMGKLDSVQYASKTVGTTRKALVYTPPGFNKKKKYPVLYLLHGIGGDEKEWLNGGKPQVVLDNLYAENKLQPMIVVMPNGRAMKDDRAVGNIFDKDKVEAFATFEKDLLTDLIPFIEKKYPTLTDREHRAIAGLSMGGGQSLNFGLGNLDKFAWVGGFSSAPNTKRPEELVPNPEAAKKQLKLLWISCGDQDGLISFSKRTHDYLYQNGVPHVYYIEPGVHDFKVWKNGLYMFSQFLFKPVDVASLTKYSVLGTPAATNARNAKYPQILPDNRVVFRVKAPDAQKVQVDLGKKYDMVKDTSGFWTATTDSISRGFHYYSLLIDGVAIADPASEAFYGMGRMASGIEIPDKDGSFYAMKDVPHGDIRIKRYLSKATNSWREMYVYTPPGYDKSTEKYPVLYLLHGGGEDQRGWATQGKTDMILDNLIADNKAKPMIIAMLDGNVGNAGGLAGFNENVLKSFENELKQGAIPFVESNFRVEADAKSRALAGLSMGGLQTLYAGIKNNDLFSSLGVFSSGWFANNAKLSDPQYDFMKANAATINSNLKPLWISMGGKEDIAYQNCQVMMKKFDELGVKYQYSEYAGGHTWPVWRHDLFQYAQVLFR, encoded by the coding sequence ATGAAACGATTCGTATTTGTAGTGGCCGCCATCAGCCTGTTGAGCTTCGGCAGTTACGCCCAAAAAATCGAGAAAGAAGCGCCCAAAGGCTTCGATCAGGTACGCTCGGGTATCGCCATGGGCAAACTGGATTCGGTTCAGTATGCCTCAAAAACCGTTGGTACCACCCGAAAAGCGTTAGTGTACACACCGCCGGGCTTCAATAAAAAGAAAAAATACCCGGTGCTGTATCTCCTGCACGGCATCGGGGGCGATGAAAAAGAATGGCTGAACGGTGGCAAACCTCAAGTGGTTCTGGATAATCTATATGCCGAGAACAAACTCCAACCCATGATCGTAGTAATGCCCAACGGCCGCGCCATGAAAGACGACCGGGCGGTAGGTAATATCTTCGACAAAGACAAGGTCGAAGCCTTTGCCACTTTTGAAAAAGACCTGTTAACGGACCTCATACCGTTCATCGAGAAAAAATACCCCACCCTGACCGACCGTGAGCACCGCGCTATTGCCGGGCTGTCGATGGGAGGGGGGCAATCGTTGAATTTCGGATTGGGTAATCTGGACAAATTCGCCTGGGTGGGCGGCTTCTCGTCGGCTCCCAACACCAAGCGGCCTGAGGAACTGGTACCAAACCCCGAAGCCGCTAAAAAACAGTTGAAACTGCTCTGGATTTCCTGCGGAGATCAGGACGGACTTATCAGCTTCAGCAAACGTACGCATGATTATCTCTACCAGAATGGAGTACCGCATGTGTATTACATCGAGCCGGGCGTCCACGATTTCAAGGTTTGGAAAAATGGCCTGTACATGTTCTCACAGTTTTTGTTCAAGCCGGTCGATGTAGCCTCGTTGACTAAGTACAGCGTTCTGGGAACGCCCGCAGCCACCAACGCCCGCAACGCCAAATACCCGCAAATTCTGCCTGACAACCGCGTGGTTTTCCGCGTCAAAGCGCCCGACGCCCAGAAAGTACAGGTCGATTTGGGTAAGAAATACGACATGGTGAAAGACACGAGTGGTTTCTGGACGGCCACCACCGATTCCATCAGCCGGGGTTTTCATTATTACTCGCTGCTGATCGACGGAGTAGCCATTGCCGATCCGGCCAGTGAAGCCTTCTATGGCATGGGACGTATGGCCAGTGGCATCGAAATTCCAGACAAAGACGGCAGTTTTTACGCCATGAAGGACGTACCCCACGGCGACATTCGCATCAAACGCTACCTCTCCAAAGCCACCAACAGCTGGCGCGAAATGTACGTGTATACGCCACCGGGTTACGACAAGTCGACCGAAAAATACCCGGTATTGTATCTGCTGCACGGCGGTGGCGAAGATCAGCGCGGTTGGGCCACGCAGGGTAAAACGGATATGATTCTGGATAACCTGATCGCCGACAACAAAGCCAAACCGATGATCATTGCCATGCTCGACGGCAACGTGGGCAATGCCGGTGGTCTGGCCGGTTTCAACGAAAACGTATTGAAGTCATTTGAAAACGAACTGAAACAGGGCGCGATTCCCTTTGTCGAAAGCAATTTCCGGGTCGAAGCCGACGCCAAGAGCCGGGCATTGGCGGGCCTGTCGATGGGTGGATTACAGACGTTGTATGCCGGTATCAAAAACAACGACCTGTTTTCGTCATTGGGCGTGTTCAGCTCGGGCTGGTTCGCCAATAACGCAAAACTATCTGATCCACAGTATGACTTTATGAAAGCGAATGCCGCTACCATCAACTCAAATCTAAAACCGTTGTGGATTTCGATGGGAGGGAAGGAAGATATCGCCTACCAGAATTGCCAGGTGATGATGAAGAAGTTTGATGAACTGGGTGTCAAATACCAATACAGCGAGTACGCCGGAGGCCATACGTGGCCGGTCTGGCGACACGATTTGTTCCAGTATGCGCAGGTGCTGTTCAGGTAA
- a CDS encoding endo-1,4-beta-xylanase, with product MLLKKQAIAISTIALLHTLNLPNTAFAQPIPSLKDTFKKDFGIGTALNNAQIDERDPQMTAFIVRQFNRATPENIMKSALIHPGWDTYNFEMSDKLVAFGQKHNIKINGHTLVWHSQLPSFIRGIHSADSIRTFFTNHIKTVAGRYDGKVLSWDVVNEALNEDGTMRKSVFLQYLGDDFVTEAFRLAQQAAPKTELYYNDYNNEQPAKRAGCIELVKKIKAAGVRIDGVGIQGHWHVGKIPLKDIEESILQYSALGVKVMFTELDIEVLPRNFQGADVGQRMTANAQSNPYPDALPDSVQTQLAADYEALFKLFLKHKDKVTRVTFWGVNDGNSWLNNWPIRGRTSYPLLFDRNSQPKPAFEKVIALKK from the coding sequence ATGCTACTGAAAAAACAGGCCATCGCCATCAGCACGATTGCACTTTTACATACGCTCAACCTGCCCAATACGGCGTTCGCCCAACCGATTCCTTCGCTGAAAGATACCTTTAAAAAAGACTTTGGCATTGGAACCGCACTGAATAACGCACAGATCGATGAGCGGGACCCTCAGATGACAGCCTTCATTGTGCGTCAGTTCAATAGGGCTACGCCGGAGAATATCATGAAGTCGGCACTGATTCATCCCGGCTGGGACACCTACAATTTCGAGATGTCCGATAAACTGGTTGCCTTCGGCCAGAAGCACAACATCAAAATCAACGGGCATACATTGGTCTGGCACAGTCAGTTGCCGTCGTTCATCCGGGGTATTCATAGTGCCGACTCCATCCGGACGTTTTTTACGAATCACATTAAAACGGTCGCTGGTCGCTACGACGGGAAAGTGCTTTCATGGGATGTTGTCAATGAAGCGCTGAACGAAGATGGGACCATGCGAAAATCCGTTTTCCTGCAATACCTTGGCGATGATTTCGTCACAGAAGCGTTCCGGCTGGCCCAGCAGGCTGCCCCTAAAACGGAGCTGTACTATAACGATTACAACAACGAACAACCGGCCAAGCGGGCGGGCTGTATCGAACTTGTGAAAAAGATCAAAGCCGCCGGGGTACGTATCGACGGCGTAGGCATTCAGGGACACTGGCACGTTGGCAAAATACCTCTGAAAGACATTGAAGAGAGCATCCTTCAGTATTCGGCTCTGGGGGTGAAGGTCATGTTTACCGAACTGGACATCGAAGTACTGCCCCGCAATTTTCAGGGCGCCGACGTCGGCCAGCGCATGACCGCTAACGCCCAGTCGAACCCGTACCCTGATGCCTTACCCGACAGTGTTCAAACCCAGCTGGCTGCTGATTACGAAGCTCTGTTTAAGTTGTTCCTCAAGCATAAAGACAAAGTCACCCGTGTAACGTTCTGGGGTGTAAACGATGGCAATAGCTGGTTGAACAACTGGCCTATCCGCGGCCGAACCAGCTACCCACTGCTATTCGACCGGAACAGCCAACCTAAACCCGCTTTTGAGAAGGTGATTGCCCTGAAGAAATAA
- a CDS encoding amidohydrolase, translating into MNRRDFLALTTSASAGLPLLQWGEDTPIPIIDTHIHLFDTTRPQGVPWPTPKDRLLYQPALPDRYRKIAAPLGIVGSIAVEASPWLEDNQWVLDVAARDRIIVGTVGNLEPGKPDFRQQLGRFQRNPLFRGIRYGNLWDRDLPGQLSNPKVVADLGFLAQAGLVLDTANPNPALLAAIVRVTDQVPALRVVIDHLPQMATPAEAVALKAYEAHLQELGKRPQVYVKVSEVLRRVDGKIPQTLSFYRARLDEIFGIFGEDRVLYGSDWPNSDQWLPVDVGLSLVREYVTAKGRPVAEKYFWKNSVAAYHWRKRVPSQPG; encoded by the coding sequence ATGAATCGTAGAGATTTTCTTGCCCTGACCACCAGTGCTTCCGCTGGGCTCCCCTTGTTGCAGTGGGGAGAAGATACCCCAATCCCAATTATTGACACCCACATTCACCTGTTCGACACGACTCGCCCACAAGGTGTGCCCTGGCCGACCCCCAAAGACCGCCTTCTATACCAGCCCGCCCTTCCAGACCGCTATCGAAAGATAGCAGCGCCCCTCGGAATTGTGGGTTCAATTGCCGTGGAAGCCAGCCCCTGGCTTGAAGACAATCAGTGGGTACTTGATGTAGCTGCCAGGGACAGGATCATCGTTGGAACCGTGGGTAATCTGGAGCCGGGTAAGCCGGATTTCCGCCAACAGCTCGGACGCTTCCAGCGTAATCCTTTGTTTCGCGGTATCCGGTACGGTAACCTTTGGGATCGGGATTTGCCTGGCCAACTGTCGAATCCTAAGGTTGTAGCGGATCTTGGATTTTTAGCCCAGGCAGGCCTTGTGTTGGATACGGCGAATCCGAATCCTGCTCTACTGGCGGCCATCGTGCGGGTCACGGATCAAGTACCAGCGCTGCGGGTAGTTATTGATCATCTTCCCCAAATGGCAACGCCGGCAGAGGCTGTGGCCCTTAAGGCTTACGAAGCCCATTTACAGGAATTGGGTAAGCGGCCTCAGGTTTATGTGAAGGTCTCGGAAGTGCTGCGTCGAGTGGACGGAAAAATTCCGCAGACACTCAGCTTCTACCGGGCACGACTGGATGAGATCTTTGGCATCTTCGGTGAAGATCGGGTGCTGTACGGGAGCGACTGGCCGAACAGCGATCAGTGGTTACCTGTTGACGTAGGGCTGAGCTTAGTGCGTGAATACGTCACGGCAAAAGGTAGACCCGTGGCCGAAAAGTACTTCTGGAAGAATTCAGTTGCTGCGTATCACTGGCGGAAGCGCGTTCCGTCACAGCCTGGGTAG
- a CDS encoding acetylxylan esterase encodes MLYVRRFVLFFLFLGALLKLQAQHTGEANYDESKVPAYTLPDVLKTTANLDVRTKTTWEQVRRPEIIKLFEENVYGQMPKAVDRLTYSVTRETASAMAGKATLKEVLIEVVHNQKLVKINLVLFVPTKLKVPAPVFLLINNRGKENTDPTRAHKSDFWPAEMAIDSGYAIAAFHVSDLAPDDTARYVNGMLQLYPEQVTATNGMRAIGAWAWGASRVLDYFEKDPAIDARKVAIVGHSRGGKASLWAAAEDQRFAMCFSNCSGNTGAALSRRRFGETISRINTVFPHWFAKNYKKFNNNEDSLPVDQHMLLAAIAPRPLYVTNASKDLWADPRGTYLSLKTASRVYTLYGIDANLPANPPGINQPISNASLGYHIREGEHNLTAYDWNNFIKFATVHFNK; translated from the coding sequence ATGCTATACGTACGACGTTTTGTCCTGTTCTTCCTCTTTTTGGGTGCTCTACTCAAGCTACAGGCCCAACATACGGGGGAGGCAAATTATGATGAATCAAAAGTCCCGGCTTATACCTTACCGGACGTTTTAAAAACAACCGCTAATCTGGACGTTCGTACGAAGACAACATGGGAACAGGTAAGACGTCCCGAAATCATTAAACTGTTTGAAGAAAATGTATACGGCCAGATGCCCAAAGCCGTTGACCGCCTTACCTACTCGGTAACCCGTGAAACTGCCAGCGCCATGGCTGGCAAAGCAACGCTGAAAGAAGTATTGATTGAGGTGGTTCATAACCAGAAACTGGTAAAAATAAACCTTGTTCTTTTTGTGCCGACTAAGTTAAAGGTACCAGCGCCGGTTTTCCTGCTGATTAACAACCGGGGGAAAGAAAATACGGACCCCACCCGAGCCCATAAAAGCGATTTCTGGCCAGCCGAAATGGCAATCGACAGTGGATATGCCATTGCGGCTTTTCATGTTAGCGATCTGGCTCCTGATGATACGGCCAGGTATGTAAATGGCATGCTTCAGCTTTACCCCGAGCAAGTAACCGCTACTAACGGCATGCGGGCCATTGGCGCCTGGGCCTGGGGAGCTAGCCGGGTACTGGATTATTTTGAAAAAGACCCAGCTATTGACGCCAGAAAGGTGGCTATTGTTGGCCATTCCCGTGGTGGGAAAGCATCCCTGTGGGCAGCTGCCGAGGACCAACGGTTTGCCATGTGTTTTTCTAATTGTTCGGGGAATACCGGGGCGGCCTTATCCCGCAGGCGATTTGGCGAAACGATCAGCCGAATCAATACCGTTTTTCCGCACTGGTTTGCCAAAAATTACAAAAAATTCAATAACAACGAAGATTCATTACCCGTAGATCAGCATATGCTGCTTGCCGCAATTGCCCCAAGACCGCTGTATGTGACCAATGCATCGAAGGATCTGTGGGCTGACCCCAGAGGAACCTATTTATCGTTGAAAACTGCCAGCCGTGTGTATACGTTATACGGAATTGACGCCAATCTACCCGCTAATCCGCCAGGTATAAACCAACCCATTAGTAACGCGTCGTTAGGCTATCATATTCGGGAAGGGGAGCATAACTTAACGGCCTACGATTGGAACAATTTCATAAAGTTTGCCACCGTTCATTTCAACAAGTAA
- a CDS encoding helix-turn-helix transcriptional regulator, with product MPITVNLDVMMAKRKMSLNELSEKVDITLANLSVLKTGKAKAIRFTTLEVICKALDCQPGDLLEYVNEP from the coding sequence ATGCCGATTACTGTAAACCTGGACGTGATGATGGCCAAGCGTAAAATGTCATTGAATGAATTATCAGAAAAAGTAGACATCACCCTGGCCAATCTTTCGGTACTCAAAACCGGGAAAGCCAAAGCCATACGATTCACGACCCTCGAGGTCATTTGTAAAGCATTGGACTGCCAGCCAGGTGATTTGCTGGAGTATGTGAACGAGCCCTGA
- a CDS encoding DUF2975 domain-containing protein: MKLKPTNTSQILSVMQIITWIAYIGLCIKTGAILISFGVSFVNPEAAKNLYKGLDLDSLRQLNFGYYVCLVSFMVAILMMKAHVFYLVTRILSKITLANPFKIEVANILEKVSYVLFGTWIVGLLSNAYTSWLLKRTGEIFDSGATDNFLFMAGLVFIISQVFKRGVEIQSENELTV, translated from the coding sequence ATGAAACTCAAACCAACAAACACAAGTCAGATCCTGAGTGTGATGCAAATCATTACCTGGATAGCCTATATTGGGCTTTGTATAAAAACGGGTGCCATTCTGATTTCCTTTGGTGTAAGCTTTGTAAATCCCGAGGCCGCCAAAAACCTTTACAAGGGACTAGATCTGGACAGCCTCCGACAATTAAACTTCGGCTACTATGTCTGCCTTGTCTCCTTCATGGTTGCGATTTTGATGATGAAAGCACACGTCTTTTATCTGGTAACCAGGATCTTATCAAAGATAACCCTGGCGAACCCCTTCAAAATAGAAGTAGCGAATATCCTCGAAAAGGTCAGCTATGTCTTATTCGGAACCTGGATTGTCGGCCTGTTGAGCAATGCCTACACCTCTTGGTTACTAAAACGAACCGGCGAGATTTTTGACAGCGGGGCCACTGACAACTTCTTATTTATGGCTGGCCTGGTGTTCATTATCTCGCAAGTCTTTAAACGTGGTGTGGAAATTCAATCAGAAAATGAATTAACTGTATAA
- a CDS encoding RNA polymerase sigma factor: MSEQALSDDELVALLRYDNEEAFQTLYKRHWYDFFAMANRKLRDEDLAADVAQELFLRLWQKRKTLLVSNLKAYLTTSLKHLIIDHVRTQLHGEQYASHFLYTAPIGTLDTANTVQFTELTESLNQALLQLPDKTREVFILNRFEQLPIREIALRLGLSEKAIEYHLSRSLTFLRAHLHDYATAVVLTLVLGR, translated from the coding sequence ATGTCTGAGCAAGCGCTGAGTGACGACGAACTAGTAGCCCTGCTTCGTTATGACAACGAGGAGGCATTCCAAACGCTGTACAAACGCCATTGGTACGACTTTTTTGCAATGGCAAATCGCAAACTCCGCGATGAAGACCTGGCCGCCGATGTTGCCCAGGAATTGTTTCTCCGGCTCTGGCAAAAGCGCAAAACACTGCTGGTCAGTAACCTGAAGGCCTATCTCACCACGTCTCTCAAACACCTGATTATTGACCACGTTCGCACCCAATTACACGGCGAACAGTATGCCAGCCACTTCCTCTATACCGCGCCCATTGGTACCCTCGATACGGCCAATACGGTTCAGTTTACTGAACTCACCGAATCGCTCAATCAGGCGTTGTTACAGTTGCCCGACAAAACGCGCGAAGTGTTTATCTTGAATCGCTTCGAACAACTACCCATTCGCGAAATAGCCCTCCGGCTGGGCCTCTCCGAAAAAGCCATTGAATACCACCTGTCCCGGTCCCTTACCTTCCTGCGGGCTCACCTGCACGATTACGCTACGGCCGTTGTGCTGACCCTTGTGCTGGGTCGTTAA